The Phragmitibacter flavus genome includes a region encoding these proteins:
- a CDS encoding N-6 DNA methylase has protein sequence MVSQAASLLIPSISLLSANEGEKSHRSIDLLGHVYDWSGAKKTAAGSPKGERGGTHQYLLTRFTSAEGQNGGHFYPSSRIVHYPVETLAPFEGRIYDPACVSRGMFGKSEKGIAPPGVNRSDSSQ, from the coding sequence ATGGTTAGCCAAGCAGCTTCTCTGTTAATCCCATCTATTAGTCTCCTCTCCGCCAATGAGGGAGAGAAGTCCCACCGCTCCATCGATCTGCTCGGCCACGTTTATGACTGGAGCGGAGCGAAAAAGACTGCCGCAGGTAGCCCGAAAGGTGAGCGCGGCGGCACTCATCAATATCTCCTCACCCGCTTCACCAGTGCCGAGGGCCAGAATGGCGGTCACTTCTACCCGTCGTCTCGCATTGTGCACTACCCAGTCGAGACGCTGGCCCCCTTCGAAGGCCGCATCTACGACCCCGCCTGCGTCTCCCGCGGTATGTTCGGCAAGTCCGAGAAAGGCATCGCCCCCCCCGGCGTTAATCGGTCCGATTCCTCGCAATAA
- a CDS encoding DUF2917 domain-containing protein: MRTTDRLLQLPRLIEQMGAFFAPGIGGQEAVGATGSSRRNRAPRLMEIRLDRGRVWAIDETFAGGELRVIEGVVWVTDSPATGDYVVNEGEVFALVGSGPWVVQALEDAVVGV; this comes from the coding sequence ATGAGAACGACGGACCGATTGTTGCAGCTTCCACGACTGATTGAGCAGATGGGGGCGTTTTTTGCGCCTGGCATTGGCGGTCAAGAGGCGGTGGGTGCGACAGGTTCATCGAGGAGGAATCGGGCTCCTCGATTGATGGAGATACGACTGGATCGTGGTCGGGTTTGGGCGATTGATGAGACTTTTGCGGGAGGCGAATTGCGGGTGATCGAGGGGGTGGTTTGGGTGACGGATTCACCTGCGACGGGGGATTATGTGGTGAATGAAGGGGAAGTGTTTGCGTTAGTTGGGAGCGGCCCATGGGTGGTTCAGGCGCTGGAGGATGCGGTGGTGGGGGTTTGA
- a CDS encoding PLP-dependent aminotransferase family protein: protein MPATARATATKTTLPIYQQLAGVLEEMIQSKSLRPGDRMPSVRQFSRQQGVSIPTAMSAYASLETRGLIEARPKSGFFVRLRESDLVRNPWSQSKISKITDFANLDPLHSIMADHSNPKFVPLGAGLPSASLLPGLKLARLMGSIARRLPSAGLDYDIAPGSEMLRRELARRSLDWGCHLKAEDFIITNGGTEAVSLALRAVTEPGDTVIVETPTYFGFSNILRELRLKALPIPIDATTGIDIDALGTALKTNRVAAAILIPNFHNPMGCLMPDDHKKEVATLLAEQGIPIIEDDIYGDLRHSGARPRCLKAFDPDGSVLLCSTFSKVLAPGYRVGYIAPGRYRDRIHKLKDTSTMANATLPTLAVAEFVKHGGYDRHLRHLQHAFSHQVQRMREAIVQTFPENIGLSRPQGNFLLWCELPKQVDSLELFKRARAANISVAPGPLFSSDGGYKNFIRINCGHPWTPTIERSIGILGHLVHQLAR, encoded by the coding sequence ATGCCTGCCACCGCCAGAGCCACCGCCACCAAGACCACGCTCCCCATCTACCAACAACTCGCGGGCGTGCTCGAGGAGATGATCCAAAGCAAATCCCTCCGACCCGGCGACCGCATGCCCTCCGTCCGCCAGTTCAGCCGACAACAAGGCGTCTCCATCCCCACCGCCATGAGCGCCTACGCCAGCCTCGAAACCCGCGGTCTCATCGAAGCCCGACCCAAATCCGGCTTCTTCGTCCGACTGCGCGAGTCCGACCTCGTCCGCAACCCCTGGTCGCAATCCAAAATCTCCAAGATCACCGACTTCGCCAATCTCGATCCGCTCCACTCCATCATGGCGGATCACAGCAATCCCAAGTTCGTCCCCCTCGGTGCCGGCCTGCCCAGCGCAAGCCTTCTCCCCGGACTCAAACTCGCCCGCCTCATGGGCTCCATCGCCCGCCGTTTGCCCAGCGCTGGACTCGACTACGACATCGCCCCCGGCAGTGAGATGCTGCGCCGCGAACTCGCCCGCCGATCCCTCGACTGGGGTTGTCATCTCAAAGCCGAAGACTTCATCATCACCAACGGCGGCACCGAAGCCGTCTCCCTCGCCCTGCGCGCCGTCACTGAACCCGGCGACACCGTCATCGTCGAAACCCCCACCTATTTCGGCTTCTCCAACATCCTCCGCGAACTCCGCCTCAAAGCCCTGCCCATCCCCATCGACGCCACCACCGGCATCGACATCGACGCCCTTGGCACCGCCCTCAAAACCAACCGTGTCGCCGCCGCCATCCTCATCCCCAACTTCCATAATCCCATGGGCTGCCTCATGCCCGACGACCACAAAAAAGAAGTCGCCACCCTCCTCGCCGAACAAGGCATCCCCATCATCGAAGACGACATCTACGGCGACCTCCGCCACTCCGGCGCCCGTCCCCGCTGCCTCAAAGCCTTCGATCCCGACGGCTCCGTGCTCCTCTGCAGCACCTTCTCCAAAGTCCTCGCCCCCGGCTACCGCGTCGGCTACATCGCCCCCGGACGTTATCGCGACCGCATCCACAAACTCAAAGACACCAGCACCATGGCCAACGCCACGCTGCCCACCCTCGCCGTCGCCGAATTCGTCAAACACGGCGGCTACGACCGACACCTCCGCCACCTCCAACACGCCTTCAGTCATCAAGTCCAGCGCATGAGGGAAGCCATCGTCCAAACCTTCCCCGAAAACATCGGCCTCTCCCGTCCCCAAGGCAATTTTCTTCTCTGGTGCGAACTCCCCAAACAAGTCGACTCCCTGGAACTCTTCAAACGCGCCCGCGCCGCCAACATCTCCGTCGCCCCCGGCCCCCTCTTCTCGTCCGACGGCGGTTATAAAAACTTCATCCGCATCAACTGCGGCCACCCCTGGACCCCAACCATCGAACGCTCCATCGGCATCCTCGGCCACCTAGTCCACCAACTCGCCCGTTAA